One window of the Desulfatiglans sp. genome contains the following:
- a CDS encoding heavy-metal-associated domain-containing protein has product MTVKTFHIPNISCGHCVKSIKSELEEVSGVSRVDGDPEKKVITVEYETPDALKTIHETLIDMNFPPDD; this is encoded by the coding sequence ATGACAGTAAAAACCTTTCATATCCCAAATATATCATGCGGTCACTGTGTAAAGAGCATAAAAAGTGAGCTTGAAGAGGTTAGCGGGGTGTCCAGGGTGGATGGTGACCCGGAAAAAAAGGTGATAACCGTCGAATATGAGACACCTGATGCACTCAAGACCATCCATGAGACCCTTATTGATATGAATTTCCCCCCTGATGATTAA
- a CDS encoding SDR family oxidoreductase: MDLGFKGQVALVTGAGSQIGFGKEIALSLAREGCAAVGVTDINLDDAKLTCEAVKALGVKSIALKADVTNKAEVDAMVKEMIKELGDIDILCNVAGAIMSTGPFEEQDPAVWTKEVSLNLFSPMFVSAAVLPCMRKKGKGAIVNIGSGSSHMYIHGVGVYAQAKGALDVFTKQLATAEAKNRIRVNCVAPGPAPTNFIKAPDKQAVIDFLKKELPLGRATSAQDIANATLFFASDVSIDISGQVLHVSGASVM, translated from the coding sequence ATGGATCTTGGGTTTAAAGGACAGGTGGCGCTGGTGACTGGGGCAGGCAGCCAGATAGGCTTTGGGAAAGAGATCGCCCTCTCACTTGCAAGGGAAGGCTGTGCGGCAGTGGGTGTAACAGATATCAATCTTGATGATGCAAAGCTCACCTGCGAGGCGGTAAAGGCGCTTGGCGTAAAGAGCATAGCCCTTAAGGCCGATGTTACAAACAAGGCTGAAGTTGATGCTATGGTTAAGGAGATGATAAAGGAGCTGGGTGACATAGACATACTCTGTAATGTGGCAGGAGCTATCATGTCCACAGGACCATTTGAAGAGCAGGACCCGGCCGTATGGACAAAGGAGGTATCACTCAACCTCTTTTCCCCCATGTTTGTATCAGCAGCGGTACTCCCGTGCATGAGAAAAAAGGGAAAGGGGGCCATTGTCAATATCGGTTCAGGCAGCTCACATATGTACATTCATGGTGTGGGCGTTTATGCACAGGCAAAGGGCGCCCTTGATGTGTTTACCAAACAGCTTGCAACCGCCGAGGCAAAAAACAGGATAAGGGTAAACTGCGTTGCACCCGGCCCTGCGCCAACAAATTTTATCAAGGCCCCTGACAAACAGGCGGTAATAGATTTTCTTAAAAAAGAGCTACCCCTTGGAAGGGCCACATCTGCCCAGGATATAGCAAATGCAACACTCTTTTTTGCCTCTGATGTATCCATAGATATAAGCGGGCAGGTACTGCATGTATCAGGCGCATCTGTAATGTAG
- a CDS encoding DUF2845 domain-containing protein, with product MLKIPVTRLFICVCLLFFMSMSVYAGPSVRSFRCGNRVVKLGDKKHEVMTICGEPTSKEVIGTDEEGYYSEKEEMPLFSEERYKGGSYQTKTVKVEEWYYNCGSRNFSYILSFKGSVLKEIKQTGYGDGKSDCDRSFSRKNRTPDAPESAPQGENVCDSTLKPFRELSKKTGIPADVLIKEAINYLYIKYSGD from the coding sequence ATGCTTAAAATACCTGTTACCAGATTGTTCATCTGTGTTTGTCTGCTTTTTTTCATGTCCATGTCTGTATATGCAGGGCCAAGCGTCAGGTCATTCAGGTGCGGAAACAGGGTTGTAAAGCTGGGAGATAAAAAACATGAGGTGATGACCATATGTGGTGAGCCAACATCAAAAGAGGTTATTGGCACAGATGAAGAGGGCTATTATTCTGAAAAAGAGGAGATGCCCCTTTTTTCTGAAGAAAGGTATAAGGGTGGCTCATACCAAACCAAAACAGTAAAGGTGGAGGAGTGGTATTATAACTGTGGTTCCCGCAATTTCAGTTATATCCTTTCATTCAAGGGTAGTGTGTTAAAGGAGATCAAACAGACCGGCTATGGAGATGGCAAATCAGATTGTGACAGGTCTTTTTCCCGTAAAAATAGAACCCCTGATGCACCGGAATCCGCGCCCCAGGGAGAAAATGTATGTGACAGTACTCTTAAACCCTTTAGAGAGCTCTCCAAAAAAACCGGTATCCCGGCTGATGTGCTTATAAAAGAGGCGATAAACTATCTATATATTAAATACTCGGGTGACTGA
- a CDS encoding BON domain-containing protein, translating to MAIITISRGTYSGGRAVAEALGSKLKYPCISKEIILDAAEEFGVPESKLTAAMEEPPKAWIETPAKKIAHLNYVRYALLKRAKANDLVYHGYAGHLLLGNISHVICVRVIADMEYRIKVAIEDKKLTRKEAINFIKKLDKQGLNWTRFLYGVDWNDPALYDIVINLDRISVESAVDIIAQMACMDEFKPDENSIRALDNQVLSSLVWAALTKDKRTNSSNLQVVSDNGKVTISGNTSSKKTLMAIDEVTRGVKGVTEVINEAGIGTDWQW from the coding sequence ATGGCTATTATCACGATTTCAAGAGGCACTTACAGTGGTGGCAGGGCAGTAGCAGAGGCGTTGGGCAGTAAACTAAAATATCCGTGCATCAGCAAGGAGATAATACTTGATGCCGCCGAAGAGTTTGGTGTGCCGGAGAGTAAGCTCACCGCTGCAATGGAGGAGCCTCCAAAGGCATGGATAGAGACCCCGGCAAAAAAGATTGCACATCTTAATTATGTCAGATATGCCCTGCTCAAACGGGCAAAAGCAAATGATCTTGTCTATCACGGTTATGCAGGTCACCTGCTCCTTGGTAATATTTCCCATGTGATCTGTGTAAGGGTAATTGCAGACATGGAATACCGCATCAAGGTGGCAATAGAAGATAAAAAGCTGACACGCAAAGAGGCAATTAACTTTATAAAAAAACTTGATAAACAGGGACTCAATTGGACAAGGTTTTTATACGGTGTGGACTGGAATGACCCTGCTCTATACGATATTGTCATCAATCTTGACCGTATCAGCGTGGAGAGCGCTGTGGATATTATTGCACAGATGGCCTGTATGGATGAATTTAAGCCAGATGAAAATTCTATACGTGCACTTGATAACCAGGTGCTTAGCAGTCTGGTATGGGCTGCCCTTACAAAGGATAAAAGAACAAACAGCTCAAACCTCCAGGTGGTTAGTGATAATGGAAAGGTTACCATATCAGGAAACACCAGTTCGAAAAAGACTCTCATGGCGATTGATGAGGTGACAAGGGGGGTTAAGGGTGTTACAGAGGTTATAAATGAGGCAGGGATAGGCACTGACTGGCAGTGGTGA
- a CDS encoding OFA family MFS transporter has translation MNPSSSTHINITLYRGWLVVIASTGMGLVLGILYAWSVIKGGIPDSWGWSNADKALPFSIMTISFSIIMIPAGKLQDKFGPRPVVMLGGILAALGCIICGLGGSSIAAYIAGFGIVTGAGVGFGYSALTPAAIKWFPAERTGLVAGIVVAGFGLAPVILAPLASWFLNIFEKVSSTGIIEKGVPETMISLGIFILIVMGSLTWFISNPPAEFHLQPRGVITVKSISNEFDWKRMMFTAQFWLLFFMYFSGASAGLVFMSVASDLGKKGLGEWAFITVVILALGNTFGRIVAGIVSDKIGRQITLFFEFICQGFIIWLLYRITGNGAAGGTTLILIIVFIIGMNYGANLTLFPAACKDYFGIKNFGLNYGWLFMAFGAAGLVMPWINGLIKDIAGKPDHSYIIMISMLIVSAAIAILSRVIGPPSDR, from the coding sequence ATGAACCCTAGCAGTTCAACCCATATAAATATAACACTTTACAGGGGATGGCTTGTGGTGATCGCCTCTACAGGCATGGGACTGGTGCTGGGTATACTCTATGCCTGGAGTGTAATAAAAGGGGGTATCCCTGATTCATGGGGCTGGAGCAATGCTGACAAGGCCCTGCCATTTTCCATCATGACCATTTCTTTCTCCATTATTATGATCCCAGCCGGAAAGCTTCAGGATAAATTCGGCCCCCGCCCTGTTGTTATGCTCGGGGGTATTCTTGCTGCCCTGGGTTGTATTATCTGCGGGTTGGGCGGGTCATCTATCGCGGCATATATAGCTGGTTTCGGTATAGTTACTGGTGCCGGTGTGGGTTTCGGTTACTCAGCACTCACACCCGCTGCAATAAAATGGTTTCCTGCTGAGCGGACAGGCCTTGTAGCAGGGATCGTTGTTGCAGGTTTCGGCCTGGCTCCTGTAATACTTGCCCCACTTGCCTCATGGTTTTTAAACATATTTGAAAAGGTCTCAAGCACGGGCATTATTGAAAAGGGTGTACCTGAAACCATGATATCTTTAGGAATCTTTATATTGATTGTTATGGGTTCCCTCACCTGGTTTATCTCAAACCCGCCAGCGGAATTTCACCTGCAACCAAGGGGAGTAATCACTGTAAAAAGTATTTCAAATGAGTTCGACTGGAAGCGGATGATGTTTACAGCCCAGTTCTGGCTTCTCTTTTTCATGTATTTTTCAGGGGCTTCTGCCGGGCTTGTATTTATGAGTGTCGCCTCAGACCTTGGCAAAAAGGGTCTTGGCGAATGGGCCTTTATAACAGTGGTTATCCTTGCGCTCGGGAATACATTTGGCCGTATAGTGGCAGGCATTGTTTCGGACAAAATTGGCAGGCAGATCACCCTGTTTTTTGAATTCATATGCCAAGGGTTTATAATATGGCTTCTTTACCGGATTACAGGTAACGGGGCGGCTGGTGGTACCACATTAATCCTGATTATAGTATTTATTATAGGCATGAATTACGGGGCAAACCTCACCCTTTTTCCGGCGGCCTGCAAGGATTATTTCGGTATAAAAAATTTTGGGCTCAATTATGGGTGGCTTTTTATGGCCTTTGGTGCAGCAGGCCTTGTTATGCCCTGGATAAATGGACTCATTAAAGATATTGCTGGAAAACCGGATCATTCATATATAATCATGATATCAATGCTTATTGTTTCAGCAGCTATTGCCATTTTAAGCAGGGTAATAGGGCCGCCATCTGACAGGTAA
- a CDS encoding LL-diaminopimelate aminotransferase: MIRINENYKKLQSSYLFSDIAKRVAAYQKENPEKKIIKLGIGDVTRPLPQACIDAMHRAADEMSDIKTFRGYGPEQGYDFLREAIAKNDYQLNGVDVAPDEVFVSDGAKCDCGNIQEIFASDITVAIPDPVYPVYLDTNVMAGRTGFYQEGRYEGIVYLEGTAENGFVPELPNKKVDLIYLCFPNNPTGATITKEELKKWVDYARENKAVILYDAAYEAFIRDDALPRSIFEIEGARDVAIEFRSFSKTAGFTGIRCAFTVVPKTCCAYTTDGEKVALNGLWNRRHTTKFNSVSYPVQRAAEAVYSSEGKVQVKELSDYYLKNAALIRKEMTSLGFDCIGGENSPYIWVNGKSDSWVFFDKLLKEAGVVVTPGAGFGKCGQGYIRISAFNNYEDVQTAINRIKEALK; this comes from the coding sequence ATGATAAGGATAAACGAGAACTACAAAAAGCTTCAGTCATCTTACCTGTTTTCTGATATTGCAAAGAGGGTTGCTGCTTACCAGAAGGAGAATCCCGAAAAGAAGATAATAAAGCTGGGGATAGGCGATGTTACAAGGCCATTACCTCAGGCATGTATTGATGCCATGCACAGAGCAGCGGATGAAATGTCCGATATTAAAACCTTCAGGGGATACGGCCCTGAACAGGGTTATGATTTTTTAAGGGAGGCCATTGCAAAAAACGATTACCAGCTTAATGGTGTTGATGTTGCCCCTGATGAGGTATTTGTGAGCGATGGCGCAAAGTGTGACTGCGGTAATATCCAGGAGATATTTGCATCAGATATTACCGTTGCCATACCTGACCCTGTTTACCCGGTATACCTTGATACAAACGTAATGGCAGGCCGCACCGGTTTTTATCAAGAGGGGCGATATGAGGGTATTGTTTATCTTGAGGGCACCGCTGAAAACGGTTTTGTACCTGAACTCCCAAATAAAAAGGTAGACCTTATATACCTATGTTTCCCGAATAACCCGACAGGCGCTACCATTACAAAGGAAGAGCTGAAAAAATGGGTGGATTATGCAAGAGAAAACAAAGCTGTTATCCTCTATGATGCTGCCTATGAGGCATTTATACGTGATGATGCCCTGCCAAGATCCATATTTGAGATCGAGGGTGCAAGGGATGTTGCTATAGAGTTCAGGAGCTTTTCAAAGACCGCAGGCTTTACTGGCATAAGGTGCGCCTTTACTGTTGTTCCAAAAACCTGCTGTGCCTATACAACAGACGGCGAAAAGGTGGCATTGAATGGCCTCTGGAACCGCAGGCACACCACCAAGTTTAACAGTGTGTCATACCCAGTTCAGAGGGCTGCTGAGGCGGTATACTCCAGTGAGGGCAAGGTGCAGGTAAAGGAGCTATCTGATTATTACCTTAAAAATGCCGCACTGATAAGGAAAGAGATGACATCCCTTGGCTTTGACTGTATTGGCGGCGAGAACTCACCATATATCTGGGTCAATGGAAAAAGCGATTCATGGGTATTTTTTGATAAGCTTCTAAAGGAGGCAGGGGTTGTTGTTACACCTGGCGCAGGCTTTGGCAAATGCGGACAGGGGTATATAAGGATAAGCGCCTTCAACAACTATGAAGATGTGCAGACAGCAATAAATCGTATAAAAGAAGCACTCAAATAA